A genomic window from Quercus lobata isolate SW786 chromosome 10, ValleyOak3.0 Primary Assembly, whole genome shotgun sequence includes:
- the LOC115965459 gene encoding pyrophosphate-energized vacuolar membrane proton pump-like, with product MWLPSLDLGLLCFSGSWSPRSRSQVAMVNIVGMLTLLRFPSSVLKLRMPYLLGFAIGSAALVSLALFAAFVSKAGINIVDVLTPKVFIGLLVGAMLPYWFSAMTMKSVGSAALKMVEEVRRQFNTIPGLMEGRAKPDYATCVKISTDASLREMIPPGALVMLTPLIAGTFFGVETLAGVLAGSLVSGVQVAISASNTGGAWDNAKKYIEASTLLFQLLI from the exons ATGTGGCTGCCTTCATTGGACTTGGGTTTGCTTTGTTTTAGTGGTTCTTGGTCTCCAAGGTCAAGGTCTCAGGTGGCTATGGTGAATATAGTGGGTATGTTGACACTCTTGAGGTTTCCATCAAGTGTGCTGAAACTCAGAATGCCATATCTGTTG GGCTTTGCTATTGGATCAGCTGCTCTTGTTTCCCTTGCTTTGTTTGCTGCCTTTGTGAGCAAGGCAGGCATCAACATTGTTGATGTGTTGACTCCAAAGGTCTTCATTGGGTTGCTTGTGGGAGCCATGCTTCCATACTGGTTTTCAGCCATGACAATGAAGAGTGTGGGAAGTGCAGCTCTCAAAATGGTTGAAGAGGTTCGTCGACAGTTCAATACTATTCCCGGCCTTATGGAAGGAAGAGCAAAACCAGACTATGCAACCTGTGTCAAAATCTCTACTGATGCTTCACTAAGGGAAATGATCCCACCTGGTGCTTTGGTCATGCTTACACCACTTATTGCTGGAACCTTCTTTGGTGTGGAGACTCTTGCTGGGGTTCTTGCCGGTTCACTTGTTTCTGGTGTGCAG GTTGCCATCTCAGCTTCAAACACGGGTGGTGCATGGGATAATGCAAAGAAATACATAGAGGCAAGTACTTTGCTCTTCCAACTTTTGATTTGA